From the Bacillus tuaregi genome, one window contains:
- a CDS encoding extracellular catalytic domain type 1 short-chain-length polyhydroxyalkanoate depolymerase, with protein MGNFKDYLHEGFLYKLYIPSTPIKDRLPMVVMLHGCEQDPDQFAEETKMNQLAENERFIVLYPTMKRIYNPLFIDPHKSNPAGCWNWFLDENQHRGEGLPKIIVSIMRDAEKQLIKENLSIDWKKVYAAGFSSGGAMASIMGVTYPDLFSGIAVCSGLPYDAANTNLWKDPWNLAADLAMKNGVRDPYKCGVNACYEMQKAFRESGIKRKIPLVIFHGTNDLTVHPKNANQLIIQWNQAYYLIEGGKGHVIAKPSSVKINKLDNGRKYSQHSYKSSNLLPYIELYMIHDMEHVWSGGNKTGKFTDPDGPDASSMIWEFFERASSAL; from the coding sequence ATGGGTAACTTTAAAGACTATTTGCATGAAGGATTTCTTTATAAGCTTTATATCCCAAGTACTCCCATAAAAGACCGTCTGCCAATGGTCGTTATGCTACATGGATGCGAACAGGACCCTGATCAATTTGCTGAAGAAACGAAAATGAATCAGCTAGCTGAAAATGAAAGGTTCATCGTCCTTTACCCTACGATGAAACGAATCTATAATCCTCTATTCATAGACCCTCATAAATCAAATCCCGCCGGGTGCTGGAATTGGTTCTTAGATGAAAACCAACATCGTGGAGAAGGACTTCCGAAAATCATTGTAAGCATCATGCGAGATGCTGAGAAGCAGCTAATTAAAGAAAACCTATCCATTGATTGGAAAAAGGTATATGCAGCCGGTTTTTCTTCAGGAGGAGCGATGGCAAGCATCATGGGGGTTACCTATCCCGACCTATTTAGCGGCATTGCCGTTTGCTCCGGATTGCCGTATGATGCTGCCAATACAAATCTATGGAAGGATCCCTGGAATCTTGCCGCTGATTTAGCGATGAAAAACGGAGTACGAGACCCGTATAAGTGTGGGGTGAATGCCTGTTATGAAATGCAAAAGGCGTTTCGCGAATCGGGTATAAAAAGAAAAATTCCACTAGTCATTTTTCATGGGACAAATGATCTGACTGTTCATCCTAAAAACGCAAACCAATTAATTATTCAATGGAACCAGGCCTATTACCTCATCGAAGGCGGCAAAGGCCATGTAATCGCCAAGCCCTCATCGGTCAAAATTAATAAGTTAGATAATGGTAGAAAATATTCCCAGCATAGTTATAAAAGCTCTAATCTCTTGCCATATATTGAACTATATATGATTCATGATATGGAGCATGTTTGGTCTGGCGGCAATAAAACAGGTAAATTTACTGATCCTGATGGTCCTGATGCCTCATCTATGATTTGGGAGTTTTTCGAAAGAGCATCTTCAGCCTTATGA
- a CDS encoding ABC transporter ATP-binding protein: protein MQSLSAKDLTLGYGETIIIDHLDIHIPKGEITVFIGGNGCGKSTLLRSLARLLKPQSGDVILNGQDIAKMKTKEVAQKLAILPQSPTTPEGLTVYELVKQGRHPYRGLIKPWSKADEEAVIQALKSTNIYNLKDRSVDSLSGGQRQRAWIALTLAQKTDIILLDEPTTYLDMTHQIEILDLLFDLNEKNKHTIVMVLHDLNLASRYAHHIVAIKDKKVYAEGKPEEIITSQLVHDVFQMKCNISCDPLFGTPMCIPHGKGRSIFTHQSKASSKMSYMR, encoded by the coding sequence ATGCAATCATTGTCAGCAAAGGACCTAACACTTGGTTATGGGGAAACCATTATTATTGATCACCTGGATATTCATATCCCGAAGGGTGAAATCACTGTTTTCATAGGCGGAAATGGCTGTGGTAAGTCTACCTTACTTCGTTCATTAGCGCGTCTCTTAAAGCCGCAGAGCGGTGATGTCATTCTAAATGGACAAGATATAGCGAAAATGAAAACAAAGGAAGTAGCCCAAAAGCTGGCGATACTTCCACAAAGTCCTACTACACCTGAAGGATTGACTGTTTATGAACTTGTCAAACAAGGCAGACACCCTTACCGGGGATTAATCAAGCCATGGTCGAAGGCCGATGAAGAGGCGGTTATCCAAGCATTGAAATCCACCAACATTTATAACTTAAAGGATCGTTCAGTGGATTCATTATCTGGAGGACAGCGGCAGCGAGCCTGGATTGCCTTAACACTAGCACAAAAAACAGATATTATTCTATTGGATGAACCCACTACTTATTTAGATATGACACATCAAATTGAAATCTTAGATTTACTTTTTGATTTAAACGAGAAAAACAAGCATACCATTGTCATGGTATTACATGACTTGAACCTAGCAAGCCGTTATGCCCACCATATAGTGGCCATCAAGGATAAAAAAGTATATGCGGAAGGCAAGCCTGAAGAAATTATTACGAGTCAATTAGTTCATGATGTTTTTCAAATGAAATGTAATATTTCCTGTGATCCACTTTTTGGTACACCGATGTGTATTCCGCATGGAAAAGGTCGCTCTATATTCACTCATCAATCAAAAGCATCATCCAAAATGTCTTATATGAGATAG
- a CDS encoding ABC transporter substrate-binding protein, producing the protein MNTIKYYRLLFFSIIFGVIMILSACGNQNETDDATPESDHEQKEDHAEITLDSAMGEVTLPAGAKKVMAPFHEDALLALGVTPVAKWAIGETVQDYLEADLKEIPSIEWNLPLEQVLSHEPEILILENNMDGYEGTYEDYNKIAPTYVMNEETTVDWRKQIEVFGKILGKESSAEKALKDYEAKVSEAKQQLHESIGDETVAAIWVVGNQFFLFEHNRHSADVAYNELGLNQPALVKELGDAESAQWNPLSVEKLSELDADHVFLLALEGEQGIKTLEDSAVWQSTPAAQNGQVYLLNDASNWTNKGLKASENTIDDLVKTLVK; encoded by the coding sequence ATGAACACTATTAAATATTATCGTCTACTTTTTTTCAGTATCATATTCGGAGTCATAATGATTCTCTCTGCCTGTGGAAATCAAAATGAAACGGACGATGCTACACCGGAATCTGATCACGAGCAGAAAGAGGATCATGCTGAAATAACACTTGATTCTGCAATGGGTGAAGTCACTCTTCCCGCAGGGGCAAAAAAAGTTATGGCTCCATTTCATGAGGACGCACTACTTGCTTTAGGTGTTACTCCTGTTGCTAAATGGGCAATTGGTGAAACGGTTCAGGATTATTTAGAAGCTGACTTGAAGGAGATTCCAAGTATTGAATGGAACCTTCCCCTTGAGCAAGTACTCAGCCATGAGCCGGAGATCCTAATATTAGAAAATAATATGGATGGCTACGAAGGAACATATGAGGATTATAATAAAATTGCGCCAACCTATGTTATGAACGAAGAAACAACAGTAGATTGGCGAAAACAAATTGAAGTCTTTGGTAAAATACTCGGTAAAGAATCTTCAGCTGAAAAAGCACTAAAAGATTATGAAGCAAAGGTATCTGAGGCAAAGCAGCAATTACATGAGAGCATTGGCGATGAAACAGTCGCTGCTATTTGGGTAGTTGGCAACCAGTTCTTCTTATTTGAGCACAACCGACACAGCGCAGACGTCGCATACAATGAGCTTGGTTTAAATCAGCCAGCACTTGTGAAAGAACTTGGAGACGCAGAAAGCGCTCAATGGAATCCACTGTCTGTCGAAAAGCTATCAGAGCTTGATGCAGACCATGTCTTCCTATTAGCACTAGAAGGAGAGCAGGGCATTAAAACCCTCGAAGACAGTGCTGTTTGGCAGAGTACTCCTGCAGCCCAAAACGGTCAAGTATACCTATTAAACGACGCAAGCAACTGGACAAACAAAGGCCTAAAGGCCTCCGAAAATACCATCGACGACCTCGTAAAAACCTTAGTAAAATAA
- a CDS encoding FecCD family ABC transporter permease has product MLSYINHSSPIKVLLNLTAIILLILSVGLSISYGTTNIELSVVWQAIFDFNPDLTSHQVIQELRLPRAFAAALVGAFLAVSGAIMQGMTRNPLASPSIMGVTDGAAFALVLGLAFLPGLPGTGLSFASFIGAGMAVALIFMIGSLSSGGLTPVKLALAGVAIGTMLRGITSVIALHFNLEKELGFWIAGGLHGANWTSVKILILSGMVGLIVAILISKSITVLSLGEDMAIGLGQNNLVIKLLGIVSILILTGAAVSVAGAVGFVGLIVPHITRFIMGTDYRWIIPSSAIFGALLLVLSDIISRLVNAPFETPVGAITSLIGVPFFLYLARSGGGK; this is encoded by the coding sequence ATGCTATCATATATTAATCATTCAAGTCCGATAAAAGTTCTGCTAAATCTTACTGCCATCATATTATTAATTCTTTCTGTTGGTCTGTCTATTTCATATGGTACGACAAATATTGAGCTTTCTGTCGTGTGGCAGGCTATTTTTGATTTTAATCCTGACCTCACCTCTCATCAGGTGATTCAAGAGCTTCGTTTACCGCGTGCGTTTGCAGCAGCGTTAGTAGGAGCTTTTCTGGCTGTATCAGGTGCCATTATGCAGGGAATGACCAGAAATCCGCTTGCTTCTCCCTCGATAATGGGGGTCACAGATGGAGCGGCGTTTGCACTTGTACTAGGATTAGCATTCTTACCTGGACTGCCTGGGACAGGTCTGTCATTTGCTTCGTTTATTGGTGCCGGAATGGCAGTCGCCCTTATCTTTATGATTGGTTCACTTTCAAGCGGAGGATTAACTCCGGTGAAACTTGCCCTGGCAGGGGTTGCAATTGGAACTATGCTTCGAGGCATTACGTCCGTTATAGCCTTACATTTTAACTTAGAAAAGGAATTAGGCTTTTGGATTGCCGGTGGACTGCATGGCGCCAATTGGACATCTGTCAAGATTCTCATCCTTTCAGGAATGGTTGGTCTCATCGTAGCTATCCTCATTTCAAAATCAATAACGGTTCTTAGCTTAGGTGAGGACATGGCCATTGGCTTAGGTCAAAATAATCTCGTGATTAAGCTATTAGGGATCGTTTCGATATTAATTCTGACAGGAGCAGCTGTTTCAGTTGCAGGTGCTGTTGGTTTTGTCGGACTTATTGTTCCACATATTACCCGATTTATTATGGGAACAGATTACCGTTGGATTATCCCATCATCAGCTATATTTGGCGCCCTATTACTGGTTTTATCCGATATTATTTCCAGGCTTGTCAATGCGCCCTTTGAAACACCAGTCGGTGCGATTACCTCTCTAATTGGAGTTCCTTTCTTCTTGTACCTAGCGCGAAGTGGGGGTGGAAAATAA
- a CDS encoding FecCD family ABC transporter permease — MHTAGVKKKKRFVAILALLIVFIIMMFFMSLSTGVIHIAPGEVIKTLFNNGTARQELILFEFRLPGIILALLIGAGLAVSGVILQAITQNELADPGILGINTGAGLAVVLFIYFFQGNFTAASKLSIFMMPFAALIGAIGAAVLIYALAWKNGVNPIRLVLVGIGVNAGFGAFLTIFQLKMDPQDFRQAAVWLTGDIWNANWTFVGALLPWIIILIPIALSKAHGLNVLHLGDDLASGLGTSVERERQVLLLIAVALAGASVAAGGGIAFLGLVVPHIARKLMGPLHQYIIPVSTLVGALLLMVSDTIGKNVLSPTEIPVGIVVSILSAPYFIYLLIKAK; from the coding sequence ATGCATACAGCAGGAGTAAAGAAAAAGAAAAGATTTGTAGCCATTCTCGCTCTCCTTATTGTATTCATCATTATGATGTTTTTTATGAGCTTGAGCACCGGGGTTATCCATATTGCACCTGGAGAGGTCATCAAGACCCTGTTTAATAATGGGACTGCTAGACAGGAATTAATCTTATTTGAATTTCGTTTACCAGGAATCATTTTGGCGCTCCTTATTGGAGCCGGATTGGCTGTTTCAGGGGTGATACTGCAGGCTATTACGCAAAATGAACTAGCTGACCCGGGAATACTGGGAATTAACACAGGTGCCGGACTGGCTGTTGTCTTATTTATTTACTTCTTTCAAGGGAATTTTACAGCAGCTAGTAAACTGTCTATTTTTATGATGCCCTTTGCTGCTTTAATTGGTGCCATTGGTGCTGCGGTTCTTATTTATGCTTTGGCATGGAAGAATGGCGTGAATCCAATCAGACTAGTGCTAGTCGGGATTGGCGTGAATGCAGGCTTTGGAGCCTTTTTAACTATTTTTCAGTTAAAAATGGATCCGCAGGATTTCAGGCAGGCTGCTGTCTGGCTGACAGGTGATATATGGAATGCAAACTGGACCTTTGTTGGTGCGTTATTGCCGTGGATCATCATTCTCATCCCCATTGCCTTATCGAAAGCACATGGTTTAAATGTCCTGCATTTAGGTGATGATTTGGCCAGCGGGCTTGGAACAAGTGTGGAAAGAGAAAGACAGGTACTCCTGTTAATTGCCGTCGCGTTAGCAGGGGCCTCTGTTGCAGCTGGTGGAGGGATTGCTTTTTTAGGATTGGTTGTACCTCATATTGCAAGAAAATTAATGGGACCTCTGCATCAATACATTATTCCAGTATCGACCTTGGTAGGAGCGTTGTTGCTGATGGTGTCAGATACGATTGGCAAGAATGTCCTGTCACCTACTGAGATACCTGTTGGAATTGTCGTGTCGATTCTAAGTGCACCTTATTTTATCTATCTATTAATTAAAGCCAAGTAA
- a CDS encoding M14 family zinc carboxypeptidase, translating into MNIQAVVNNVPDYQVFLTVDEMDHSTRELAKEFPDAVTIFEAGISRNGHSILGMKIGDGAKNALCFACPHPNEPIGAMTMEYFSRALAENQQLREELGFTWYIIKCIDPDGVRLNEGWFKGPFNLYSYMKNYFRPIGYEQVEWTFPIDYKDLHFHKPLPETQALMKIIDETKPSFMFSLHNAGFGGAYWYLSHDLPELYDDLRDSAMKQGIPLSLGEPEEPFITKLSPAIFQSMSIKDAYDFTEKITGAAPHIENGTSSSDYALSKADCVTLLAELPYFYDPRIQDMKEGNLTRREAILRNIEISKKHFYSLDRMLDEIRLYISKDNPFIKLVDEVIKFVKEGSEAKVKWAESEPEFERIAKVSEIFDNLQTAKFYHGLYLGLAVRSIEYEMERLQQDQMIGTEIFAELRRVHDKGTEKLKDYCDQLETELDYSVIPIQKLVRIQLESGLIVASHISQN; encoded by the coding sequence ATGAATATACAAGCAGTTGTAAACAATGTGCCAGATTATCAGGTGTTTTTGACGGTTGATGAAATGGATCATAGTACAAGAGAGCTCGCCAAGGAGTTTCCTGATGCTGTAACGATTTTTGAAGCAGGCATCTCCAGAAACGGGCACTCCATTCTAGGAATGAAAATTGGGGACGGAGCTAAGAATGCCTTGTGCTTTGCCTGTCCGCACCCAAACGAGCCGATTGGGGCAATGACCATGGAATATTTTTCACGGGCACTAGCAGAGAATCAACAGCTTCGTGAAGAGTTAGGCTTCACCTGGTACATAATAAAATGCATTGACCCTGATGGTGTTCGACTGAATGAAGGCTGGTTCAAGGGCCCGTTTAATTTATATAGCTATATGAAGAATTACTTTCGTCCAATTGGTTATGAACAGGTAGAATGGACTTTTCCTATTGATTATAAGGACCTGCATTTTCATAAACCTCTTCCCGAGACACAGGCCCTAATGAAAATCATTGATGAGACAAAGCCTTCATTTATGTTTTCCCTACATAATGCTGGCTTTGGTGGAGCTTATTGGTATTTATCACATGATCTTCCAGAGCTATATGATGATTTGCGAGATTCAGCTATGAAACAGGGGATTCCATTAAGCTTAGGTGAACCAGAGGAGCCTTTTATTACGAAGCTGTCTCCGGCTATTTTTCAAAGCATGAGCATTAAGGATGCCTATGACTTTACGGAAAAAATTACCGGTGCAGCGCCGCATATCGAAAATGGGACATCCAGCTCAGATTATGCACTGTCAAAGGCAGATTGTGTGACCCTGCTTGCCGAGCTGCCCTACTTCTATGATCCGAGAATACAAGATATGAAGGAAGGAAATTTAACAAGAAGAGAAGCGATTCTCCGAAATATTGAAATAAGTAAAAAACACTTCTATTCCTTGGATAGGATGCTGGATGAAATTCGTCTATATATATCGAAAGATAATCCATTTATAAAGCTAGTCGATGAAGTCATCAAGTTTGTTAAAGAAGGAAGCGAGGCGAAGGTCAAATGGGCTGAAAGTGAGCCCGAATTTGAAAGAATCGCCAAAGTATCCGAAATATTTGATAACCTGCAAACAGCTAAATTTTATCATGGGTTGTACCTTGGTTTAGCTGTGCGAAGCATTGAATACGAAATGGAACGGCTGCAACAGGATCAAATGATTGGCACGGAGATTTTTGCCGAGCTCAGACGGGTACATGATAAAGGAACAGAAAAGCTGAAAGATTATTGTGACCAGCTGGAAACCGAACTAGACTACTCTGTCATACCAATTCAAAAGCTCGTTCGAATCCAACTAGAAAGCGGCTTAATTGTTGCCAGTCACATCAGTCAAAACTAA
- a CDS encoding pyridoxamine 5'-phosphate oxidase family protein, whose protein sequence is MLEPTVTYQDKIESEEELRAIIGYPSELVKRKVITYVDNHCKEFISRSPFVVVSTSDERGLCDVSPRGDMPGFVLVLDEKHIVIPERPGNKRSDTLRNILANPYAGLLFLIPGLGETLRVNGKASLVKDDQLLERMAVKGKKPLLGICVEVEECFIHCAKSIIRSGLWKPEAWIDKTSLPNASKILAEHVKLPGMNEEQIKNSLDDDYKTELY, encoded by the coding sequence ATGCTGGAACCGACAGTTACCTATCAGGATAAAATTGAATCTGAGGAGGAACTACGAGCTATTATTGGCTATCCAAGTGAGCTCGTAAAACGAAAGGTTATTACTTATGTAGATAATCATTGTAAGGAATTTATCTCTCGTTCACCCTTTGTCGTCGTTTCTACGTCTGATGAAAGGGGATTATGTGATGTTTCTCCCCGAGGTGATATGCCAGGGTTTGTTTTAGTGCTTGATGAAAAACATATTGTCATTCCGGAACGACCGGGTAATAAGAGGAGCGATACATTGCGTAATATTCTGGCAAATCCCTATGCTGGTCTGTTATTTCTCATCCCTGGATTAGGAGAGACGTTGAGAGTAAATGGAAAAGCATCTTTAGTAAAGGATGACCAGTTGCTTGAAAGGATGGCCGTCAAGGGCAAGAAACCGCTGCTTGGCATTTGTGTGGAGGTGGAGGAATGCTTTATTCATTGTGCCAAATCCATCATTCGATCGGGCTTATGGAAGCCGGAAGCTTGGATAGATAAGACATCATTGCCGAATGCCTCTAAAATACTAGCCGAGCATGTGAAGCTTCCCGGGATGAATGAAGAACAAATTAAAAATAGTCTTGACGATGATTACAAAACAGAGCTGTATTAA
- a CDS encoding multidrug effflux MFS transporter, whose translation MNDSQGVTIKNNRLKRFQMALVLGSFAAIGPLSLDMYLPSLPALSEDLQSSTSVAQLSITACLLGMALGQLLLGPLSDQKGRRLPLIISLVIYSLSSILCAFAPTVEVLVILRLVQGLSGAGGMVISRAIVRDLYSGVELTRFFSLLMLINGAAPILAPVAGGQLLQFTSWRGIFIVLGVLSILMITMAIFAVRETLPRDNRSTGGVKATFVTFNGLLHDRVFMGYVLTQGFVNASMFAYISGSPFVIQNIFGASAQAFSFIFAINGIGIIIASQITGRLAGRIQESKLLQIGLGMALTGGILLNLMLALDAGLLGVLPALFLVVSSVGVVSTTCFALAMQSQGKTAGSASALLGLMPFILGSIMAPLVGIGDGQSAWPMAIIIIICEIIAVMSYLFLARKDRQLVNSVAKSL comes from the coding sequence ATGAATGATAGTCAAGGTGTTACGATAAAAAATAATCGTTTAAAGCGATTTCAGATGGCCCTTGTGCTCGGGTCCTTTGCTGCAATTGGACCGTTATCGCTGGATATGTATCTTCCTTCACTACCAGCGCTGAGTGAAGATTTGCAAAGCAGTACTTCAGTCGCTCAGCTTAGTATTACAGCTTGTTTACTCGGAATGGCACTAGGGCAGCTGTTGCTGGGTCCGCTCAGCGATCAAAAGGGAAGACGTCTTCCGTTGATCATTAGCTTAGTGATCTACAGTCTTTCATCTATTCTATGTGCATTTGCACCCACTGTTGAGGTCTTGGTAATTCTAAGGCTAGTCCAAGGCTTGTCAGGTGCTGGAGGTATGGTCATTTCACGTGCGATAGTCCGTGATTTATATTCCGGAGTTGAACTGACAAGGTTTTTTTCACTGCTCATGCTGATTAATGGGGCGGCGCCCATTTTAGCACCCGTGGCTGGAGGACAGCTGCTACAGTTTACATCCTGGCGGGGGATTTTTATTGTATTAGGGGTTCTAAGTATCCTGATGATTACGATGGCGATTTTTGCTGTAAGAGAAACGTTACCTCGTGATAACCGCAGTACAGGTGGAGTAAAGGCAACATTTGTAACCTTTAACGGGCTGCTTCATGACAGAGTATTCATGGGGTATGTGTTAACTCAGGGCTTTGTTAATGCCTCAATGTTTGCTTATATCTCTGGGTCACCCTTTGTAATACAAAATATTTTTGGCGCATCAGCACAGGCGTTCAGCTTTATATTTGCCATTAATGGAATCGGAATTATTATCGCAAGCCAGATAACAGGAAGACTGGCTGGAAGAATACAGGAAAGCAAGCTGCTACAAATAGGCCTGGGAATGGCACTTACCGGCGGAATTCTCCTTAACTTAATGCTTGCTTTAGATGCGGGTTTACTGGGTGTTTTACCAGCTTTATTTTTAGTTGTTTCAAGTGTTGGGGTTGTCTCTACAACCTGCTTTGCTCTCGCTATGCAGAGTCAAGGGAAAACAGCTGGAAGTGCTTCAGCACTGTTAGGTTTAATGCCGTTTATTTTAGGCTCTATCATGGCTCCTCTCGTTGGAATTGGGGATGGTCAGTCTGCATGGCCAATGGCAATTATTATTATTATTTGTGAAATCATTGCGGTTATGTCATACCTATTCCTCGCTAGAAAAGATCGTCAATTAGTTAATTCTGTAGCGAAATCATTGTAA